A region from the Lycium barbarum isolate Lr01 chromosome 8, ASM1917538v2, whole genome shotgun sequence genome encodes:
- the LOC132605413 gene encoding uncharacterized protein LOC132605413 isoform X1 → MLQTLVFLCGLISSSGDNWRLTLQVFKYKVLKIQKVNLMVTSYYEYWMTVKVLNLTLGTPIETFQIHAGKHCRNDDAKVIYCCQPKEEAVVGLVSCVERHVREERRRLKYCFKLCYFGLV, encoded by the exons ATGCTCCAGACTTTAGTTTTTCTTTGTGGATTGATTTCCTCTTCTGGTGATAATTGGCGACTAACCTTGCAGGTTTTCAAGTACAAGGtgttgaagattcagaaagtGAATTTGATGGTGACATCATACTATGAATATTGGATGACTGTGAAAGTCTTAAATCTCACTCTTGGCACTCCTATCGAAACTTTTCAAATCCATGCTGGTAAACATTGCCGTAATGATGATGCTAAAGTTATCTATTGTTGCCAGCCTAAAGAAGAG GCGGTTGTTGGTTTGGTAAGTTGCGTGGAGAGGCACGTCAGGGAGGAGAGGAGGCGCTTGAAGTATTGTTTTAAGTTATGTTACTTTGGTCTTGTTTGA
- the LOC132605413 gene encoding uncharacterized protein LOC132605413 isoform X2, translating into MELANRAIQEYNEKECNVFKYKVLKIQKVNLMVTSYYEYWMTVKVLNLTLGTPIETFQIHAGKHCRNDDAKVIYCCQPKEEAVVGLVSCVERHVREERRRLKYCFKLCYFGLV; encoded by the exons ATGGAACTGGCTAATCGGGCTATCCAGGAATATAATGAGAAAGAGTGCAAT GTTTTCAAGTACAAGGtgttgaagattcagaaagtGAATTTGATGGTGACATCATACTATGAATATTGGATGACTGTGAAAGTCTTAAATCTCACTCTTGGCACTCCTATCGAAACTTTTCAAATCCATGCTGGTAAACATTGCCGTAATGATGATGCTAAAGTTATCTATTGTTGCCAGCCTAAAGAAGAG GCGGTTGTTGGTTTGGTAAGTTGCGTGGAGAGGCACGTCAGGGAGGAGAGGAGGCGCTTGAAGTATTGTTTTAAGTTATGTTACTTTGGTCTTGTTTGA
- the LOC132607130 gene encoding serine/threonine protein phosphatase 2A 57 kDa regulatory subunit B' beta isoform-like, with protein sequence MLNKIIKRGHKKVPKSSSEVSDFTHALGHAPPQGSRNSGNVSTSDVVVNHASRGNLVNNSIQTNPTVMTSSVPSGNIENLPMFRDVPISERQVLFFKKVNICCFQFDFNDTMKMVREKEIKRQSLVELVDYVQSGAGKISESNQEEMVKMISLNIFRCLPPASHENTGSENVEHEEDEPCLEPSWPHLQLVYELLLRYVVSSDTDTKVAKRFIDHSFVLKLLDLFDSEDPREREYLKTILHRVYGKFMVHRPFIRKAINNIFYRFIYETERHSGIGELLEILGSIINGFALPMKEEHKLFLVRALIPLHKPKPVAMYHQQLSYCVVQFVEKDYKLADTVIRGLLKYWPVTNCQKEVLFLQELEEVLETTQAAEFQRCMVPLFRQIARCLNSPHFQVAERALFLWNNEHIVGLIAQNRNVILPIIFDALQKNIDNHWNPAIHGLTVNVRKLFMDMDADLFDECQGQYSEKAARATELEEQRELRWQRLTAAATKGC encoded by the exons ATGTTgaataaaatcataaagagaGGGCACAAAAAAGTGCCTAAATCATCATCAGAGGTATCTGATTTCACTCACGCGCTCGGTCACGCGCCGCCGCAAGGAAGTAGAAATTCCGGCAATGTTTCAACATCCGATGTTGTCGTTAACCATGCTTCCAGGGGCAATTTGGTAAATAACTCGATCCAAACAAACCCTACGGTGATGACGTCATCAGTGCCTTCTGGAAACATCGAGAACCTTCCAATGTTTCGTGATGTTCCGATTTCGGAACGTCAAGTGTTGTTTTTTAAGAAAGTAAACATTTGTTGTTTTCAGTTTGATTTCAATGATACAATGAAAATGGTAAGAGAAAAAGAGATTAAAAGACAATCACTTGTTGAGCTTGTTGATTATGTTCAATCTGGTGCTGGTAAAATAAGTGAAAGTAATCAAGAAGAAATGGTAAAAATGATATCTTTGAATATATTTCGATGTTTACCACCAGCGTCTCACGAGAATACAGGGTCGGAAAATGTGGAACATGAAGAAGACGAGCCTTGTCTCGAGCCATCGTGGCCTCATTTACAGCTCGTTTATGAATTGTTGTTAAGGTATGTTGTTTCATCGGATACTGATACGAAAGTAGCTAAACGGTTTATTGATCATTCGTTCGTGTTGAAGTTATTGGATTTGTTTGATTCTGAGGACCCGAGGGAAAGAGAGTATTTGAAAACGATACTTCATAGGGTATATGGGAAGTTTATGGTGCATAGACCGTTTATAAGGAAGGCGATTAATAACATCTTTTATAGGTTTATATATGAGACTGAGAGGCATAGTGGGATAGGTGAGTTGTTGGAGATTCTAGGGAGTATTATAAATGGTTTCGCGTTACCTATGAAAGAGGAACATAAGTTGTTTCTTGTTCGGGCACTCATACCACTGCACAAGCCGAAACCGGTTGCAATGTATCATCAGCAGTTATCCTACTGTGTTGTTCAGTTTGTTGAAAAGGATTACAAGTTGGCTGATACGGTTATAAGGGGTTTGTTGAAGTACTGGCCTGTTACTAATTGCCAAAAAGAAGTCCTTTTTCTTCAGGAGCTTGAAGAAGTGTTGGAGACTACACAGGCGGCAGAATTTCAGCGTTGCATGGTTCCTCTTTTTAGACAGATTGCTCGTTGCCTTAACAGCCCACACTTCCAG GTCGCAGAACGAGCACTATTTCTATGGAACAATGAGCACATAGTGGGACTGATCGCCCAGAACCGCAATGTCATTTTGCCAATCATTTTTGATGCTCTGCAAAAGAACATAGATAATCATTGGAATCCAGCTATCCATGGGCTGACCGTAAATGTTCGCAAATTGTTCATGGACATGGATGCTGATTTGTTCGATGAGTGCCAAGGACAGTATTCTGAGAAAGCAGCTCGAGCCACTGAACTGGAAGAGCAGCGAGAATTAAGATGGCAGAGATTAACAGCTGCTGCAACAAAAGGATGCTAA